In Nonlabens agnitus, the DNA window AGCATAGAACTACGTCAAGCCCAAATTAATTTGGTCAACGCCCGAACCACTCGCAATCAAGCAAAGTATGTTGCTAAGCTTGCAGAAATACAGCTCCTGCAATTGGCTGGCGAACTTTTATCACAGCCTTTATGATAGAATACTTCTTTTCATGTCCACACTGCTGGCAGGAAATAAGTATGCTGCTGGATCCTGCCTACTCACAAACCTATGTCGAGGATTGTGAGGTGTGCTGCAACCCCATAGAAATCACAGTGCAATTTGAAGAT includes these proteins:
- a CDS encoding CPXCG motif-containing cysteine-rich protein, whose protein sequence is MIEYFFSCPHCWQEISMLLDPAYSQTYVEDCEVCCNPIEITVQFEDGELLHFEAKEIGQ